The sequence below is a genomic window from Longimicrobium sp..
CACCGCGGTCGCGCTCACGCTGCAGGGGATGCTCGGCCTGATCTGCGACCCCATCGGCGGGCTGGTGGAGATCCCCTGCATCTACCGCAACGCCTCCGCCGCCATGCAGGCCATCGCCGGCGCGGAGATGGCGCTGGCCGGGCTCGACTTCCCCGTGTCGGCCGACGAGGTGATCGACGTGATGGGCGACGTGGGGCGCCGCATGCCCCGCGCCTTCCGCGAGACCGCGGAAGGAGGGCTCGCCACCACCCCTTCCGCGCGCAAGCTGGTGCAGTTGCGGCCCCGGGCGGGCGCCGTGGGGTCGGGGAACTGAAACTCCTTCCCACGGCGCGGCGTAGGCGCATACCATGTTCAGCGTACTCCTTTTCATCGTCGCACTCGCCATTGTAGGACGCTGGGTATTCGGCTGGTCCACCGCCGGCCCCGCGCTCGCGCCGCACTACGAGGCCGAGATCGCGCGGCTTCGCGGCGAGGTGGACGAGCTGAGCGCCCAGGTGGTGCGCCTGTCCGACGAACAGCAGTTCATGATGCGGCTCCTGTCGGGCGGCGAGAACCGCGCAGCCACGGAGCTTCCCCCCGCCAACGAGGAGACGGCCTGATGGTGACGCGAGAGGATGTGGAGCGGTACCTGCTCAACTCGGAGCTGACCCACGAGGAGGTGCAGGAGGGGATGTGGGTGGCCCACGCGGAAGGCGGGCCTTCGCTGGTGATCCATCACTCGCCGCCGGTGCTGGTCTTTCGCCTCAAGGTGATGGACGTGCCCGGCGACCAGAGCCGCTGCGCCGACCTGTACAAGAAGCTTCTCCGCTTCAACGCGACGGACCTGGTGCACGCCGCGTACGGCCTGGAGGAGGAGGACGTGGTCCTCACCGAGACGCTGGAGCTGGAGAACCTCGACCAGAACGAATTCCAGGCGGTGATCGACTCGTTCCAGATGGCGATGGCGTCGCACCTGGAGCAGCTCGCGCCCTACCGCGACTGCTGACCGCCCCGCAACCGACTGATGCCCAATGGGACTCTTCGATAAGCTGTCACTGCTGATCCGGTCGAACATGAACGACCTGATCGCCCGGGCCGAAAACCCGGAAAAGATGCTGAACCAGGTCATCGACGACATGCGCAACCAGCTCGCGCGAGCGAGGCAGGAGGTTGCCCATGCGATGGCCGACGCGGCGAAGCTCAAGAAGCAGGTGGAGGACGAGCAGAAGCAGGCGCAGGAGTGGGAGCAGCGCGCCATGCTCGCCGTGCGCCAGGACCGCGACGACCTGGCCCGCCAGGCCCTGATGCGCCAGCAGGAGCACGCATCGCGCGCCCAGCAGTACTACGACACCTGGGAGAAGCACGAGGCGGACACGCAGCGCCTGCGCGACGCCCTGCGGCAGCTGAGCGACAAGATCCAGGAGGCGACGCGCAAGAAGAACCTCCTGATCGCGCAGCAGAAGCGCGCCGAGGCTCAGAAGCGGATCCACGAGACGATGTCCGGCCTGTCGGACGCGTCGGCCTTCGACGCCTTCGACCGCATGGCCGCGAAGATCGAGGACAACGAGCGCCAGGCCCTCGCCGCCGCCGCCGTGAGCGAGGACCT
It includes:
- a CDS encoding YbjN domain-containing protein, whose product is MVTREDVERYLLNSELTHEEVQEGMWVAHAEGGPSLVIHHSPPVLVFRLKVMDVPGDQSRCADLYKKLLRFNATDLVHAAYGLEEEDVVLTETLELENLDQNEFQAVIDSFQMAMASHLEQLAPYRDC
- a CDS encoding PspA/IM30 family protein, whose product is MGLFDKLSLLIRSNMNDLIARAENPEKMLNQVIDDMRNQLARARQEVAHAMADAAKLKKQVEDEQKQAQEWEQRAMLAVRQDRDDLARQALMRQQEHASRAQQYYDTWEKHEADTQRLRDALRQLSDKIQEATRKKNLLIAQQKRAEAQKRIHETMSGLSDASAFDAFDRMAAKIEDNERQALAAAAVSEDLSGDSLEREFKALQAAGGDNLDFKLLEMKQQMGLLPSAPAASSTPAPALSNGQASLQLGTGEP